The Papaver somniferum cultivar HN1 chromosome 6, ASM357369v1, whole genome shotgun sequence genome segment ATAGTGTCCTTGATTACGTCACCACATTCCAAACCATCATCAATGGGTGTAGTCAATACGGTTTTAAGCGCATATACCGCATCCGTATTGAACATTTGTTGAGCCAAAGTATCAATCACATCAATGGAGaagcaagagtggacatcactaggatatctcatcgtttcgtaaatgttgaaacatattacttatccatcaaattccatagtcAATGAATCATCATGCACATCAATTTTAGTTCTAGCCGTGCTCATAAATGGTCGACCAAGAAGCAAAGGTAGAGATGTGTCAGTTGATCCATCATTCATATCCAACACACAGAAATCCGCTGGAAAAATTAGTTGGTTTACCTGCACAAGCACATCCTCAATAATACCTCTATGGTACACATTAGACCGGTCAACCAACTGTAAAGTAATTCTAGTTTCTTTCAGAGGACCTAACTTAAGAGATTCAtatatagatgcaggcataacatttacTGATGCTCCTAAATCAAGCATAGCCTTATTAAACTTAGTGTTTCCAGTAACAATAGGAATATCAAAACTAGCGGGGTATTTACATTTAAGTGGGAGTTTCTTTTGCAAGATAGCTGAAGCATTTCCCCCCACTTTCATTACCTCATTACTGGTTAACCTTTGCTTTGTAAGGactctcaagctcgtcaacgctattagactagtcaagagacctattagctgataataactcgattagtttaacacggacaataattaataagaattaatctaacaacgatctagataagaaactagtaccgctggatagatctcgaaaagttttgcgaaatggactacttgaACGCGTCATTCGGACACTGTACAAAGAAGATATCTTCATATATGTACTAAGGGTAAAATTATCATTATTCATCATAACCGCTTGTCTTCCCATATCATTTGGGTAGGTGCATTTATCAATTGTGTTTGGCCTTATCAAAACCGATCGAGCAGATAAGCTCATTCACTTCTTTTCTTTGTCTTTCTTCCTCTTCATTCTTTTCTCTTCCTCCTCTCTGTTCTTCACCTGCTGGTgaatcaagttattgaaataaagaGATTTTTAGATCGAGAGAGATATGGGGGTGTTTGAGTATTGGTTGTTGTAGGTGGTGCTAGTATTGGTTAGCTCTGGGAAGAAGAGGAGATGTTGATGCTGCTGTaaattagaattagggttttctcagaaGGTTGTTTAGAAGTTCGATTATTGATGAATGAGAT includes the following:
- the LOC113291442 gene encoding uncharacterized protein LOC113291442, with the protein product MKVGGNASAILQKKLPLKCKYPASFDIPIVTGNTKFNKAMLDLGASVNVMPASIYESLKLGPLKETRITLQLVDRSNVYHRGIIEDVLVQAPKLELKPLPDHLKYLYFGEKEELPVIVSKELTELQEQRLLRVLRLYKTAI